From a region of the Aquisalimonas asiatica genome:
- a CDS encoding cysteine hydrolase family protein, protein MQADNTALVLIDLQKEGQFGIDALDSVVRNSRILIDGCRRAGIPVIYTRQVNRADGVGLSLGEPLDDTGRPVLYADDSDAIEIFDAIAPEPGDIVIDKHRWSSFHATSLDLVLRSLGVQHVIIGGLVTDGCLMTSVFDGYFRDYQLHLVKDICATSNEGAHMAAILIMANWVYGLEIYNSRELVKRLDGQPFRHWQSPGVDTMQFTPETMRQVFARLDD, encoded by the coding sequence ATGCAGGCAGATAACACCGCGCTGGTCCTGATCGACTTGCAAAAGGAGGGCCAGTTCGGCATCGACGCGCTGGACTCCGTGGTCAGGAACAGCCGCATCCTCATCGACGGCTGCCGGCGTGCCGGCATCCCCGTGATCTACACCCGCCAGGTGAACCGCGCCGACGGCGTGGGCCTGTCACTGGGTGAGCCACTGGATGACACTGGCCGCCCGGTGCTGTACGCCGACGACAGCGACGCCATCGAGATCTTCGACGCCATCGCCCCGGAGCCTGGCGACATTGTCATCGACAAGCACCGCTGGAGCAGTTTCCACGCCACCAGTCTCGATCTGGTGCTGCGCAGCCTCGGGGTGCAACACGTCATCATCGGCGGGCTGGTCACCGACGGCTGCCTGATGACCTCGGTCTTCGACGGCTACTTCCGCGACTACCAGCTGCACCTGGTGAAGGACATCTGCGCCACCTCCAATGAAGGCGCCCACATGGCCGCCATCCTGATCATGGCGAACTGGGTGTATGGTCTGGAGATCTACAACAGCCGGGAGCTGGTGAAGCGGCTCGACGGTCAACCCTTCCGGCACTGGCAGTCACCTGGCGTCGACACCATGCAGTTCACGCCGGAGACCATGCGGCAGGTCTTTGCCAGACTGGACGACTGA
- a CDS encoding alanine/glycine:cation symporter family protein, with translation MERLTEVLEGISGFVWGPAMLVLLLGTGLYLTIGLRGMPIRRIGYGFRQMMLGRRAAEKDKGEITPFQALATALSATIGTGNIAGVATAIALGGPGAVFWMWMTALVGMATKYAEAVLAVKYREVDEEGRYVGGPMYYIKNGLGAKWAWLGAVFAAFAMIAAFGIGNTVQSNAVADVIQSNTAIPHWVTGVVLSALVFMVIIGGIRRIAKVAEKLVPFMALVYVVGATVVILVNLVDVPAALMQIVVDAFTGTAATGGFAGAAVWAAIRFGVARGIFSNEAGLGSAPIAHAAARTSNPVRQGSVAMLGTFIDTIIVCTMTALVIVLTGVWETGATGAAMTSEAFGEGVVGGQWVVTFGMILFAFTTIVAWSYYGERCAEYLFGVRVILPYRYVWVALLFVGAVANLDLVWLIADVLNALMAIPNLIALLALSGTVFAVTREYFAKGGEVERE, from the coding sequence ATGGAACGGTTAACCGAAGTCCTGGAAGGGATCAGCGGCTTTGTATGGGGGCCGGCGATGCTGGTGCTGTTGCTGGGCACCGGCCTCTATCTGACCATCGGCCTGCGAGGCATGCCGATCCGCCGCATTGGCTACGGCTTCCGGCAGATGATGCTGGGACGCCGGGCAGCAGAGAAGGACAAGGGGGAGATCACCCCGTTTCAGGCGTTGGCGACGGCGCTCTCCGCCACCATCGGCACCGGTAACATCGCCGGCGTCGCCACGGCCATCGCCCTGGGCGGCCCGGGGGCCGTGTTCTGGATGTGGATGACCGCACTCGTGGGCATGGCCACCAAGTATGCCGAGGCCGTACTGGCGGTGAAGTATCGCGAGGTGGATGAGGAGGGCCGCTACGTGGGTGGCCCGATGTACTACATCAAGAACGGGCTTGGGGCGAAGTGGGCCTGGCTTGGTGCGGTGTTCGCTGCGTTCGCCATGATTGCGGCCTTTGGTATCGGCAATACCGTACAGTCCAATGCCGTGGCCGACGTGATCCAGTCGAACACGGCCATTCCGCACTGGGTCACCGGTGTGGTGCTCTCGGCGCTCGTGTTCATGGTGATCATCGGCGGCATCCGGCGCATCGCCAAGGTGGCCGAGAAACTGGTGCCGTTCATGGCGCTGGTCTACGTGGTCGGGGCGACGGTCGTCATCCTGGTCAACCTGGTCGATGTGCCCGCCGCGCTGATGCAGATCGTGGTGGACGCCTTCACCGGCACGGCAGCGACTGGCGGTTTCGCCGGTGCGGCGGTGTGGGCGGCCATCCGCTTCGGTGTGGCCCGCGGCATCTTCTCCAACGAGGCGGGGCTGGGGTCCGCGCCCATCGCCCATGCGGCGGCCCGCACCAGCAACCCGGTGCGCCAGGGCTCCGTGGCCATGCTCGGCACGTTCATCGACACCATCATCGTGTGCACCATGACGGCGCTGGTGATCGTGCTCACGGGGGTCTGGGAAACCGGCGCCACGGGAGCGGCCATGACGTCGGAGGCGTTCGGTGAGGGCGTCGTGGGTGGCCAGTGGGTGGTGACCTTCGGCATGATTCTGTTCGCCTTCACCACCATTGTCGCCTGGAGCTACTACGGTGAGCGCTGTGCCGAATACCTCTTCGGCGTGCGGGTGATCCTGCCGTATCGCTACGTCTGGGTGGCCCTGCTGTTCGTCGGCGCCGTGGCCAACCTGGATCTGGTCTGGCTCATTGCCGACGTGCTCAACGCGCTCATGGCCATTCCCAACCTGATCGCGCTGCTGGCGCTGTCCGGAACGGTCTTCGCCGTGACCCGCGAGTACTTCGCCAAGGGGGGCGAGGTGGAGCGGGAGTAA
- a CDS encoding tRNA-queuosine alpha-mannosyltransferase domain-containing protein: MAEASPHIWLLSAYRADSHAAWADWLQQHVHEVHWHVRELPGRHFRWRIRGSPLSWLDDLPGQTPDRIVATSMVDLATLRGLHPRLAPVPVDYYFHENQFAYPVSPGQVESLEPQVVQLYGALAADRLLFNSRFNRDSFLDGARELLRRMPDATPERVPERLAARSSICPVPVHPIPAAPERDHGLILWNHRWEYDKAPDLFADAVIGLARAGYRFRLALLGARPRTPPDALTRLRAALPERIIADGRVATPAYRELVGRAGIVVSTAAHEFQGLAMLEAASAGAIPLVPDALCYPEQYPEQYRYPVGDAAALQARLAAWLTGDRPPPADVSPWLAPAVEPAWRRVIRGEQAESVV, from the coding sequence ATGGCAGAGGCGTCTCCTCACATCTGGTTGCTGTCCGCTTACCGCGCGGACAGTCACGCCGCATGGGCGGACTGGCTGCAACAGCACGTCCACGAGGTGCACTGGCATGTCCGCGAGCTGCCCGGGCGTCACTTCCGCTGGCGCATTCGTGGCAGCCCCCTGTCGTGGCTGGATGACCTGCCCGGTCAGACGCCTGACCGCATTGTCGCGACGTCCATGGTCGATCTGGCCACGCTGCGGGGGTTGCACCCCCGGCTGGCGCCCGTCCCGGTGGATTACTACTTCCACGAGAACCAGTTCGCCTATCCGGTGAGCCCCGGGCAGGTGGAGTCGCTGGAGCCACAGGTGGTGCAGCTCTATGGCGCGCTCGCTGCCGACCGCCTGTTGTTCAACTCCCGTTTCAATCGCGACTCGTTCCTCGACGGCGCCCGTGAGCTGCTGCGCCGCATGCCTGACGCGACCCCGGAGCGGGTCCCCGAGCGGCTGGCTGCCCGTAGTAGCATCTGTCCGGTGCCTGTTCACCCGATACCAGCGGCCCCGGAGAGAGACCACGGGTTGATCCTCTGGAATCACCGCTGGGAGTACGACAAGGCACCGGACCTGTTCGCCGACGCCGTGATCGGCCTGGCGCGCGCCGGCTACCGGTTCCGGCTCGCGCTGCTGGGCGCCCGGCCACGGACACCGCCGGATGCGCTGACACGTCTGCGCGCGGCACTGCCGGAGCGCATCATCGCGGACGGCCGGGTGGCGACGCCGGCCTATCGCGAGCTGGTCGGCAGGGCGGGGATTGTGGTGAGCACCGCCGCCCACGAGTTCCAGGGGCTGGCCATGCTGGAAGCAGCGAGCGCCGGCGCCATTCCGCTGGTGCCGGACGCCCTGTGTTATCCCGAACAGTATCCCGAGCAGTATCGTTATCCGGTTGGTGACGCGGCCGCGCTGCAGGCGCGGCTCGCCGCGTGGCTGACGGGGGACCGCCCGCCGCCGGCGGATGTGTCGCCGTGGCTGGCCCCTGCCGTCGAGCCCGCCTGGCGACGGGTGATCCGAGGAGAACAAGCGGAGAGTGTCGTATGA
- a CDS encoding EAL domain-containing protein → MACQGCEVVPTIQTRTGRLYLAPKLAHTRATAIRQLQRQGWEVEHLEDNVFYVELGDNEPEVLLEALSGILSRPEQSNCPAVLLERETDFHVRHLADMVPLGVLISRLEHQWLGSLLEEERLEMHFQPILHAASGEDIFAFECLVRGIGRDGGLVRPDQLFAAARATDLMFHMDRASRIAAIRQAAVQGITENVFINFNPTSVYDPVFCLQTTFDEVNRHGSEPGRYVFEVVETDLVEDPSHLEAILREYRRHGFRVALDDLGAGYGSLNLMQSIRPDFVKLDRGMVDGVSQDDYRASITSRLIDMARDLDVQIIAEGIETAADWEWLKSQKVDYVQGFHFARPAAVPPRPGPPR, encoded by the coding sequence ATGGCATGCCAAGGCTGTGAGGTCGTCCCCACCATTCAGACGCGAACCGGGCGTCTGTACCTGGCTCCGAAGCTGGCGCACACCCGCGCCACGGCGATCCGCCAGCTGCAGCGTCAGGGTTGGGAAGTGGAACACCTCGAGGACAACGTGTTCTATGTGGAACTGGGCGACAACGAGCCGGAGGTGCTCCTTGAAGCGCTCTCCGGAATCCTGTCGCGACCGGAGCAATCCAACTGCCCGGCGGTGCTGCTGGAGCGCGAGACCGACTTCCACGTCCGCCACCTGGCGGACATGGTGCCGCTGGGCGTGCTCATCTCCAGGCTGGAGCATCAGTGGCTGGGCAGCCTGCTTGAGGAGGAGCGGCTGGAGATGCACTTCCAGCCCATTCTCCACGCGGCCAGCGGCGAGGATATCTTCGCGTTCGAGTGCCTGGTGCGGGGGATTGGCCGGGACGGTGGCCTGGTGCGGCCGGATCAGCTGTTCGCGGCGGCCCGCGCCACCGACCTGATGTTCCACATGGACCGGGCATCGCGCATCGCGGCGATCCGGCAGGCCGCAGTACAGGGCATTACCGAGAACGTCTTCATCAACTTCAACCCCACCTCGGTCTACGACCCGGTGTTCTGCCTGCAGACCACCTTCGACGAAGTCAACCGCCATGGCTCGGAACCGGGGCGGTACGTCTTCGAGGTAGTGGAGACCGATCTGGTGGAAGACCCGTCACACCTGGAGGCCATCCTGCGCGAATACCGGCGGCACGGCTTCCGCGTTGCCCTGGATGATCTGGGCGCCGGCTACGGCTCACTGAACCTGATGCAGAGCATCCGGCCCGATTTCGTCAAGCTGGACCGCGGCATGGTGGATGGCGTCAGCCAGGACGACTATCGCGCTTCGATCACCTCGCGGCTCATCGACATGGCCCGCGACCTGGACGTGCAGATCATCGCCGAGGGCATCGAAACCGCCGCCGACTGGGAGTGGCTGAAATCCCAGAAGGTGGATTACGTGCAGGGGTTCCACTTCGCCAGGCCAGCGGCCGTCCCACCCAGACCGGGACCACCCCGGTAG
- a CDS encoding mannose-1-phosphate guanylyltransferase/mannose-6-phosphate isomerase, whose product MATITPLILSGGSGTRLWPLSRELYPKQLLPLVSPQETMLQSTVNRLAGLPDLAGRAVVICNESHRFLVAEQLRGTAMERADILLEPAGRNTAPAVCAGALHAQDTDPETLLLVMPADHAIADPAAFRDAVHAGAQAARDGALVTFGIRPAYAETGYGYIRADLQGQSGQGPVAVAEFVEKPDLTTAERYVRSGDYLWNSGLFLFRADRFLQELERFEPDMLAACREAVAGASQDLDFVRLAHDAFARCRSDSIDYAVMERTRDAMVVPMDPGWSDLGSWAALQAATDADGDGNVTQGDVYAHDSHNSYIRSEHRLVATVGVENAVIVETADAVLVADRDRVQDVKAIVDRLRRDGREEPLNHRRVVRPWGSYESIASGERFQVKRIIVAPGASLSLQMHHHRAEHWVVVRGTAHITRGDESFMLTEDQSTYIPLGVTHRLENQGKIPLELIEVQSGSYLGEDDIVRLTDVYGRG is encoded by the coding sequence ATGGCGACCATTACGCCGCTCATTCTCTCCGGTGGCTCCGGCACGCGGTTGTGGCCCCTGTCGCGTGAGCTCTACCCCAAGCAGCTGCTGCCGCTGGTGTCGCCGCAGGAGACCATGCTTCAGAGCACCGTGAACCGGCTTGCCGGCCTTCCGGATCTGGCGGGCCGCGCGGTGGTGATCTGTAACGAGTCGCACCGTTTTCTGGTCGCCGAGCAACTGCGTGGCACGGCCATGGAACGGGCGGATATCCTGCTGGAGCCCGCCGGGCGCAACACGGCGCCCGCGGTCTGTGCAGGGGCCCTGCACGCCCAGGACACCGATCCGGAGACGCTGTTGCTGGTCATGCCGGCAGATCATGCCATCGCCGATCCCGCCGCCTTCCGCGACGCCGTGCATGCCGGCGCCCAGGCGGCGCGTGACGGTGCGCTGGTCACCTTCGGCATCCGGCCGGCGTACGCCGAGACCGGCTACGGGTATATCCGCGCCGACCTGCAGGGGCAGTCAGGGCAGGGGCCGGTGGCGGTTGCGGAGTTCGTGGAGAAGCCGGACCTCACCACGGCCGAACGCTACGTGCGCTCGGGCGATTACCTCTGGAACAGCGGGCTGTTCCTGTTCCGGGCGGACCGCTTTCTGCAGGAACTGGAGCGTTTCGAGCCGGACATGCTGGCGGCCTGTCGCGAGGCCGTGGCAGGCGCCAGCCAGGACCTGGATTTCGTGCGGCTGGCCCACGACGCGTTCGCCCGCTGCCGCTCGGATTCCATCGACTACGCGGTGATGGAGCGCACCCGGGATGCCATGGTCGTCCCCATGGATCCGGGCTGGAGCGATCTCGGCTCCTGGGCGGCGCTGCAGGCAGCCACCGACGCCGACGGCGACGGCAACGTGACCCAGGGTGACGTCTACGCCCATGACAGCCACAACAGCTACATCCGCTCCGAGCACCGGCTGGTGGCGACGGTGGGGGTGGAGAATGCGGTCATCGTGGAGACGGCCGATGCCGTGCTGGTGGCGGACCGTGACCGTGTTCAGGACGTCAAGGCGATCGTTGACCGGCTGCGTCGGGACGGCCGTGAGGAGCCGCTCAACCACCGGCGCGTGGTGCGGCCCTGGGGATCGTACGAGAGCATCGCCAGCGGTGAGCGGTTTCAGGTGAAGCGGATCATCGTCGCGCCGGGGGCGAGTCTGTCACTGCAGATGCACCATCACCGGGCCGAGCACTGGGTGGTGGTGCGTGGCACGGCGCACATCACCCGCGGCGACGAGTCCTTCATGCTCACCGAGGATCAGTCCACCTACATCCCGCTGGGCGTGACCCACCGGCTGGAGAACCAGGGCAAGATCCCGCTGGAGCTGATCGAGGTGCAGTCCGGCAGCTATCTCGGCGAGGATGACATCGTGCGGCTCACGGATGTCTATGGCCGGGGGTGA
- a CDS encoding SufE family protein — MSRDSIEQRQARIVRQVLGMDNWADRYQFIMEQGERVPRLPVCWRTSANRVPDCASRVWVRGSGDAGRLGFLGASDCPMDAGLLGLVVHLFSGEAANDIIATPPRFIEEMGLPGRMSAQRIRGAYAMVHHVRHIAIRHLLGQRPVAFGSRPARVPSRLAG; from the coding sequence ATGAGCCGGGACAGCATTGAACAGAGGCAGGCAAGGATCGTGCGCCAGGTCCTCGGTATGGACAACTGGGCGGATCGGTACCAGTTCATCATGGAGCAGGGCGAACGGGTCCCGCGGTTGCCGGTGTGCTGGCGTACCTCGGCGAATCGGGTCCCCGACTGCGCCTCCAGGGTATGGGTACGCGGCAGCGGCGATGCAGGACGCCTGGGCTTCCTGGGGGCCAGTGACTGCCCCATGGATGCCGGCCTGCTGGGGCTGGTGGTTCACCTGTTTTCCGGGGAGGCGGCCAACGACATCATCGCCACGCCGCCGCGGTTCATCGAGGAGATGGGGTTGCCCGGCCGCATGAGCGCGCAGCGCATCCGCGGTGCCTACGCCATGGTGCACCATGTGCGCCACATCGCCATCCGCCACCTGCTCGGTCAGCGGCCGGTGGCCTTTGGCTCCAGGCCGGCGCGCGTACCCTCCCGCCTCGCGGGGTAA
- a CDS encoding NADPH:quinone oxidoreductase family protein: protein MSVRTMVCQSLDGPDALRLITSTPGPLAPDAVRIAVRAAGVNYPDLLMTRGAYQLRLEPPFTPGMEVAGTVIESGPDAGQWQPGARVIAMLRYGGYADQVVVPASSVVSLPDAFGFAEGATYLVAAKTAHQALVYRGRLAAGETLLVLGATGGVGLAAVELGHLLGARVIAVGSSDERLAVAREKGADAVVNYRTQDVRQAVEEIAGPNAVDVVYDPVGGTLSSASTHLLAWGGRLLVVGFASGEIPAFAANHALLKGYSIVGVRAGEAGRRDPAQARESLDVLIDYAGRGLLRPHVCATFPLEDAAAALHFMDQRRVVGRLALVVG, encoded by the coding sequence ATGAGTGTGCGCACCATGGTGTGCCAATCCCTGGACGGCCCCGATGCGCTGCGGCTGATCACCAGTACTCCCGGGCCGCTGGCGCCGGATGCCGTGCGGATCGCCGTGCGCGCCGCGGGAGTGAATTACCCGGATCTGCTGATGACCCGTGGCGCTTATCAGCTGCGGCTGGAACCGCCGTTCACCCCGGGCATGGAGGTGGCCGGCACCGTGATCGAGTCCGGTCCGGACGCCGGGCAGTGGCAACCGGGCGCGCGGGTGATCGCCATGCTGCGCTACGGCGGATACGCCGATCAGGTGGTGGTGCCGGCATCGAGCGTGGTATCGCTGCCGGATGCGTTCGGCTTTGCCGAAGGCGCCACCTATCTGGTGGCGGCGAAGACGGCCCACCAGGCGCTGGTGTACCGGGGGCGGCTGGCGGCCGGGGAGACCTTGCTGGTGTTGGGGGCCACCGGTGGTGTGGGGCTGGCGGCGGTGGAGCTCGGTCATCTGCTCGGCGCACGGGTGATTGCCGTCGGCTCCAGTGACGAACGGCTTGCCGTCGCCCGGGAGAAGGGCGCGGATGCGGTGGTGAACTATCGCACCCAGGATGTCCGGCAGGCCGTAGAGGAAATTGCTGGCCCCAACGCAGTGGACGTGGTCTACGACCCGGTGGGCGGGACATTGTCGAGCGCCAGCACGCATCTGCTCGCCTGGGGCGGGCGGCTGCTGGTGGTCGGTTTTGCCAGTGGCGAGATCCCCGCGTTTGCCGCCAACCACGCGCTGCTCAAGGGCTACAGCATCGTTGGTGTTCGCGCGGGCGAGGCGGGGCGGCGTGACCCGGCCCAGGCACGCGAGAGCCTGGACGTATTGATCGACTATGCAGGGCGCGGACTGTTGCGCCCCCACGTCTGCGCCACGTTTCCCCTGGAGGATGCGGCTGCCGCATTGCACTTCATGGATCAGCGACGCGTTGTGGGACGGCTGGCCCTGGTGGTCGGCTGA
- a CDS encoding DUF4382 domain-containing protein, translating into MDRIHGNRTRRAAAGLTVVLIGGAVIAGCNLEWSAGTAGDRTEITLRMPEEPSVDLASVRLVIESVTLDGDPGVHEVELDEAVTVELVSELGDPAPPSAIVFSGERVPAGEYDAVSLRVDVAASSVTTAGGASRGLELADSGDAVTFEDAFTISDSSSDDVVVDVDLPSALRGDGGDYTLHGDGVVTTASRSGLVLFAAFPFCTPSDGRGVYLYPGFDADPVPMGGGNGPLFSLRVGDLSSLTLAYMPAGRYTAAWTCAADDDDPAADDSIAFEARENLEVEPGACTLVEPDGGRGEPGSC; encoded by the coding sequence ATGGATCGTATTCATGGGAATCGGACGAGGCGGGCGGCAGCAGGGCTGACCGTGGTGCTCATCGGTGGGGCCGTGATCGCGGGCTGCAATCTGGAGTGGTCGGCGGGTACCGCCGGTGACCGCACCGAGATCACGCTGCGCATGCCAGAGGAACCGTCTGTCGACCTGGCCAGCGTCCGGCTCGTGATCGAGTCGGTGACGCTGGACGGTGACCCGGGCGTGCATGAGGTGGAGCTGGATGAGGCGGTGACCGTGGAGCTGGTCAGCGAGCTCGGCGATCCGGCGCCGCCGTCGGCCATTGTGTTCTCCGGCGAGCGGGTGCCGGCGGGAGAGTATGACGCGGTGTCCCTGCGCGTGGATGTGGCCGCAAGCAGCGTGACCACCGCAGGTGGCGCCAGCAGGGGCCTTGAACTGGCGGACAGTGGCGACGCCGTGACCTTCGAGGACGCGTTCACCATCTCCGACAGCAGTAGCGACGACGTGGTGGTGGATGTGGACCTCCCGTCGGCCCTGCGCGGCGACGGTGGCGATTACACGCTGCACGGTGATGGTGTGGTCACCACGGCCTCCCGAAGCGGGCTGGTGCTGTTTGCCGCGTTTCCCTTCTGTACCCCATCGGACGGCCGCGGCGTCTACCTGTATCCCGGGTTCGACGCCGACCCCGTGCCCATGGGCGGTGGCAACGGCCCGCTGTTCAGCCTGCGGGTGGGTGACCTGTCGTCGCTCACCCTTGCCTACATGCCGGCCGGTCGCTATACGGCGGCGTGGACCTGCGCCGCCGATGACGACGACCCGGCGGCGGACGATTCCATCGCCTTCGAGGCCCGGGAGAATCTCGAGGTGGAGCCCGGTGCGTGTACGCTGGTCGAGCCCGATGGTGGTCGGGGCGAGCCCGGCTCCTGCTGA
- a CDS encoding helicase-related protein: MTTQPSDATREQATLPIDPLRAAVGEALDTGHVVVTAATGTGKSTRLPVWAAVRGAVLVVEPRRIAAIGLAERVAQDTQTPPGAYVGHAVRGDARYNADTTIVFVTPGMALNWLMRDGLSRFATIVLDEFHERRWDTDLLLALLKARGEHRLLVTSATLEGERLATWLGATHLEADGNSHPVTVEHRADNPRAMPHDDRLAERVAAAVEDCLANDDGDVLVFLPGRREIDAAARALHGLAADVIPLHGGASAREQRRALAPGNGARVILATNVAETSLTVPGVTGVVDSGLERRTAQRNGRTVLTLGPVAKANAEQRRGRAGRTAPGRCIRLWGAQAPLAAVTPPETQREDLTDLALAAASAGAPACSLDFPDPLPPAPLARAESRLRALGALADDGTATPLGQQLFSLPVETQLATLILSMPDADTRGVMVDLAAALTSGRGMVSPPPDPDQRQRLTRALGRRCDATLLVAAVRDVDLPEATIAGAACSEARALATQLRDDLGLPAIPSTLTADVMEQALTHALPRAPDMVFVRRPRRREAMGNGGSELQPGRRSLFGERDEAALVLDDHSVPGRGTRQTLTVGTCMAPVPLAALVSAGLAEVSVAAPSLDHGRLTCQQQWHYAGRLLQEQAVEPQGEAARRAMATLILAGRLLRPAGERLRDDMEAWWLYQHVELDTTAEPGDPETWLLDRLQSLGVEHGDDLALIEADDLRFDGVPDWERDRFDARFPRQWSLPSLELRLHYEPRRRRVTAEQTGGTRRKPPQRWELPAWPGWEVRFRKASRDVRID; the protein is encoded by the coding sequence ATGACGACACAGCCCAGCGACGCGACCCGGGAGCAGGCCACACTGCCCATCGACCCGCTGCGAGCCGCGGTCGGCGAGGCCCTGGACACGGGGCATGTGGTGGTGACCGCGGCCACCGGCACGGGAAAATCCACGCGCCTGCCGGTGTGGGCCGCAGTGCGCGGCGCGGTGCTGGTGGTCGAGCCACGGCGCATCGCCGCCATCGGGCTGGCAGAACGGGTCGCACAGGATACGCAGACACCGCCAGGGGCGTACGTCGGCCACGCCGTGCGCGGCGACGCACGCTACAACGCCGACACCACCATCGTCTTCGTCACGCCGGGCATGGCTCTCAACTGGCTGATGCGCGACGGGCTGAGCCGCTTCGCCACCATCGTGCTCGACGAGTTCCATGAGCGCCGATGGGACACGGATCTGCTGCTCGCCCTGCTCAAGGCGCGGGGTGAACATCGCCTGCTGGTCACGTCGGCCACGCTTGAAGGCGAGCGGCTCGCCACCTGGCTCGGAGCGACTCACCTGGAGGCGGACGGAAACAGTCATCCGGTCACCGTTGAGCATCGGGCGGACAACCCCCGCGCCATGCCCCATGACGACCGTCTCGCGGAACGGGTCGCCGCGGCGGTTGAGGACTGTCTGGCGAACGACGACGGCGACGTCCTCGTCTTTCTTCCAGGCCGCCGCGAGATCGACGCAGCGGCCCGGGCGCTGCACGGCCTCGCGGCGGACGTGATCCCGCTGCACGGCGGCGCCTCCGCGCGGGAACAGCGCCGGGCACTGGCCCCGGGAAACGGTGCGCGGGTGATTCTCGCCACCAACGTGGCCGAGACCTCGCTCACCGTACCCGGCGTCACCGGCGTGGTGGACAGCGGCCTGGAACGGCGCACGGCGCAACGCAACGGCCGCACGGTGCTGACACTGGGCCCCGTTGCCAAAGCCAACGCCGAGCAGCGGCGCGGACGCGCCGGGCGCACCGCCCCTGGACGCTGCATCCGTCTCTGGGGCGCCCAGGCCCCGCTGGCAGCGGTCACACCGCCGGAGACCCAGCGCGAGGACCTCACGGATCTGGCGCTGGCAGCCGCCAGCGCGGGCGCACCGGCATGTAGCCTGGACTTCCCGGACCCGTTGCCGCCGGCCCCTCTGGCACGGGCGGAATCAAGGCTCCGGGCCCTCGGGGCCCTGGCCGATGACGGCACCGCGACGCCGCTGGGGCAGCAGTTATTCAGCCTGCCCGTGGAGACACAGCTCGCCACCCTGATCCTGTCCATGCCGGACGCGGACACCCGCGGCGTCATGGTGGACCTGGCGGCAGCCCTGACCAGCGGCAGAGGCATGGTCTCGCCACCCCCGGATCCGGACCAGCGCCAGCGCCTGACCCGCGCACTGGGGCGGCGCTGCGACGCCACTCTGCTGGTGGCAGCCGTCCGCGACGTCGATCTGCCCGAGGCAACCATCGCCGGGGCCGCGTGCAGCGAGGCCCGCGCCCTGGCCACGCAGCTGCGGGACGACCTGGGGCTGCCGGCGATACCTTCGACGCTGACCGCCGACGTGATGGAACAGGCCCTGACCCACGCGCTACCCCGGGCACCGGACATGGTGTTCGTCCGTCGGCCCCGCCGCCGCGAGGCCATGGGCAACGGCGGCAGCGAGCTTCAGCCCGGGCGCCGGAGCCTGTTCGGCGAACGGGACGAGGCGGCACTGGTCCTGGACGACCACAGCGTCCCGGGCCGCGGAACCCGGCAGACACTGACCGTGGGCACCTGCATGGCGCCCGTCCCCCTCGCCGCCCTGGTCTCGGCCGGGCTTGCCGAGGTGTCCGTCGCGGCGCCGTCACTGGACCACGGCCGGCTGACCTGTCAGCAGCAGTGGCACTATGCCGGCCGGCTGCTGCAGGAGCAGGCAGTGGAACCCCAGGGCGAGGCGGCGCGACGCGCCATGGCCACCCTCATCCTGGCCGGCAGGCTGCTGCGCCCCGCAGGTGAGCGGCTGCGGGATGACATGGAAGCCTGGTGGCTGTATCAGCACGTGGAACTGGACACCACCGCCGAGCCGGGCGACCCGGAGACCTGGCTACTGGACCGCCTGCAGTCCCTGGGTGTGGAGCACGGCGATGACCTGGCGCTGATCGAGGCCGACGACCTGCGCTTCGACGGCGTGCCCGACTGGGAGCGCGACCGCTTCGACGCACGCTTCCCCCGCCAGTGGTCGTTGCCATCCCTGGAGCTGCGCCTGCACTACGAGCCCCGGCGTCGGCGCGTGACCGCCGAACAGACCGGCGGAACCCGGCGCAAGCCACCGCAGCGCTGGGAACTCCCCGCATGGCCGGGATGGGAGGTTCGTTTCAGAAAGGCCAGCCGCGACGTGCGCATCGACTGA
- a CDS encoding phasin family protein has translation MTNPTINQFNEQFDKFFGGPARAFAELTVNHVESVVNSQVEASRAYTDLGLKQLRSAMEVKAPQDVQSFVQGQQEVAKEIGERMKGDAEAFVNLNRQFAEEAQKLTQANVQSATKAASKAK, from the coding sequence ATGACGAATCCGACCATCAATCAGTTCAACGAGCAGTTCGACAAGTTCTTTGGCGGCCCGGCCCGTGCGTTCGCCGAGCTGACCGTGAACCACGTGGAATCCGTGGTCAACTCCCAGGTCGAGGCGTCCCGCGCCTACACCGACCTGGGCCTGAAGCAGCTTCGCAGCGCCATGGAAGTGAAGGCTCCGCAGGACGTGCAGAGCTTCGTCCAGGGCCAGCAGGAAGTCGCAAAGGAAATCGGTGAGCGCATGAAGGGCGACGCCGAGGCGTTCGTGAACCTGAACCGCCAGTTCGCCGAAGAAGCGCAGAAGCTGACCCAGGCCAACGTGCAGTCCGCCACCAAGGCGGCGAGCAAGGCCAAGTAA